From Leptolyngbya sp. KIOST-1, one genomic window encodes:
- a CDS encoding DUF1816 domain-containing protein, translating into MNNFLGRFLAGILGQSKDWWVEIKTSQPTCTYYFGPFDSESEAYAAKGGYIEDLEQEGAQNIQVNVQLCSRPEQLTITSEWDAPLGEFPTPAFSGRS; encoded by the coding sequence ATGAACAATTTTTTAGGTCGATTTTTGGCGGGCATTTTAGGCCAGAGCAAGGACTGGTGGGTGGAGATCAAGACCAGTCAGCCTACCTGCACCTACTACTTTGGTCCCTTCGACAGTGAGTCTGAAGCCTACGCCGCCAAGGGCGGTTACATCGAAGATCTGGAGCAGGAGGGGGCGCAGAACATTCAAGTCAATGTGCAGCTGTGCAGCCGTCCCGAGCAGCTCACCATCACCAGCGAGTGGGACGCTCCGCTGGGGGAGTTTCCGACTCCGGCCTTTAGCGGGCGATCCTAG
- a CDS encoding DMT family transporter, with translation MRGELAALMAAGLWAIATVMFGRLGKALPPLVLNLAKGAIALTLLILTLALLGQSTAGLDRRAIGVLALSGVIGIGLGDTAYFAAINRLGPRRALLLETLAPPLAALMALAFLQEALSPRAWMGIGLTLAGVVWVIAERLPEGSAAGRLDYRGVGYGLLAALGQATGAVMSRAMLADTAVSPLWSSLLRLSGGCIILLGILRYRGPVVGALRPLRSPRLLAGVALAAVLGTYLAIYLQQIALKYAATGIAQALTSTSPLFVLPLAAALGDRVSLRAVAGAVVALLGIAILVNG, from the coding sequence ATGCGAGGGGAACTAGCGGCACTGATGGCAGCGGGGCTGTGGGCCATCGCCACGGTTATGTTTGGCCGGTTGGGTAAGGCACTACCGCCGCTGGTGCTCAACCTGGCCAAGGGGGCGATCGCCCTGACGCTGCTAATCCTGACCCTGGCGCTGCTGGGGCAGAGCACCGCTGGACTGGACCGCCGGGCGATCGGCGTGCTGGCCCTGAGCGGGGTGATTGGGATTGGGCTGGGCGATACGGCCTACTTCGCGGCCATCAATCGGCTCGGCCCTCGCCGGGCGCTGCTGCTGGAAACCCTGGCTCCCCCCCTCGCCGCCCTGATGGCGCTGGCCTTTTTGCAGGAGGCCCTCAGCCCCCGCGCCTGGATGGGGATTGGCCTCACCCTGGCCGGGGTGGTGTGGGTGATCGCCGAGCGCCTGCCCGAAGGTTCCGCCGCTGGTCGTTTGGACTACCGGGGGGTGGGCTACGGTCTGCTGGCGGCCCTGGGGCAGGCCACCGGGGCCGTGATGTCGCGGGCCATGCTGGCCGATACGGCGGTATCCCCGCTGTGGAGTTCACTGCTGCGGCTGAGTGGGGGCTGCATTATCCTGTTGGGCATTCTGCGCTACCGGGGACCTGTGGTAGGGGCGCTCAGACCCCTGCGATCGCCGCGCTTGTTAGCAGGGGTGGCCCTAGCAGCTGTGCTGGGCACCTACCTGGCCATCTATCTGCAGCAGATAGCCCTCAAGTATGCCGCCACTGGCATTGCCCAGGCCCTGACCTCCACCAGTCCGCTGTTTGTGCTGCCCCTGGCGGCGGCCCTGGGCGATCGCGTCAGTTTGAGGGCGGTGGCGGGCGCAGTGGTTGCCCTGCTGGGCATCGCGATTCTGGTCAACGGCTAA
- a CDS encoding SRPBCC family protein, whose product MSRLSRQVQPAEAYLAKLTDADWAALAKRDVVVKGGQGQYGLMLATRVSQAEAWAVLTDYSSFETFLPTVVKSRVVEAEGDRTIVEQIDRRRILLTTMESKVLTENLELDRQQISFRLLEGNLEYMYGHWRIDAAPASLGREPLCLLSQQVRAEADVGPFKSLFYNLFEASLIDTIKALRTEMERRAASSNL is encoded by the coding sequence ATGTCGCGTTTATCCCGTCAGGTTCAGCCGGCCGAGGCGTATCTGGCCAAACTCACCGATGCTGACTGGGCTGCCCTGGCCAAACGCGATGTGGTGGTCAAGGGAGGCCAGGGCCAGTACGGCCTGATGTTGGCCACGCGGGTCTCCCAGGCCGAGGCCTGGGCGGTGCTGACCGACTACAGCAGTTTTGAGACGTTCCTGCCCACGGTGGTCAAAAGCCGGGTAGTGGAGGCGGAGGGCGATCGCACCATTGTCGAACAGATCGATCGGCGGCGCATTCTACTCACCACCATGGAGTCGAAGGTGCTGACCGAAAACCTGGAGCTTGACCGACAGCAGATCAGCTTTCGCCTGCTCGAAGGCAACCTTGAGTACATGTACGGTCACTGGCGCATCGATGCCGCCCCAGCCTCTCTGGGTCGCGAACCCCTGTGCCTGCTCTCCCAGCAGGTGCGGGCCGAAGCGGATGTAGGTCCGTTTAAGTCTTTGTTTTACAACCTGTTCGAGGCCAGCCTGATCGACACCATCAAGGCGCTGCGGACGGAGATGGAGCGGCGGGCCGCTTCGTCTAATCTTTAG
- a CDS encoding HugZ family protein, which translates to MPSFDSVLAAYQGLPTRVSSLMLSTVSGEGTPHASYAPYVIDDSYQLYIFTSGLSAHTQNLHTTGLASVLLIEDEAAAVQVFARQRITYDCRAEILPRGTAAWEGVADRFEQRFGEIIAMLRSLDDFQIFCLSPQGGRFVMGFGAAYAVDAQNLSQLVGPPQTGVENAAVQPQAG; encoded by the coding sequence ATGCCCAGTTTTGATTCAGTTTTAGCGGCCTACCAGGGGCTACCTACCCGCGTGTCCAGTCTGATGCTGAGCACGGTCAGCGGTGAGGGCACCCCCCACGCCAGCTATGCCCCCTACGTGATCGACGACAGCTATCAGCTCTACATCTTTACCAGTGGCCTGTCGGCCCACACCCAGAATCTGCATACCACGGGGCTGGCCAGCGTGCTGCTGATTGAAGATGAGGCTGCGGCTGTCCAGGTGTTTGCCCGCCAGCGCATTACCTACGACTGTCGGGCCGAGATCTTGCCTCGGGGTACGGCCGCCTGGGAGGGCGTGGCCGATCGCTTTGAGCAGCGCTTTGGCGAGATCATTGCCATGCTGCGATCGCTGGACGACTTTCAAATCTTCTGCCTCAGCCCCCAGGGGGGCCGCTTTGTGATGGGATTTGGCGCAGCCTACGCCGTGGATGCTCAAAACCTCAGCCAGCTGGTAGGTCCACCCCAAACTGGAGTCGAAAACGCCGCGGTCCAACCCCAGGCGGGTTAG
- a CDS encoding alpha/beta fold hydrolase yields MRLYCEIRGVGFPILCLHGHPGSAQAMAVFTESLSDRYQTLTPDLRGYGRSRTPLDFELQDSLNDLVELLDTQNIERCLVLGWSLGGILAIELALRHPDRIAGLILVATAARPVGSHPPVTWPDLINTGLASLINLAIPGHPWVIQTLGKRSLYRYLLQQHSSGAYHRLAKEGFWAYLGTSKQANRALNRALAQRYNRLPNLGAIAAPSLVLCGAQDRHITAQASLETAAHLPQADSRCYPDTAHLLPWEIPDQLLQDIHQWLEQQTDALGLKDSWAG; encoded by the coding sequence ATGCGACTGTACTGCGAAATTCGAGGCGTGGGCTTTCCCATCCTGTGTCTGCATGGGCACCCCGGTTCGGCCCAGGCTATGGCGGTGTTTACCGAAAGCCTGAGCGATCGCTACCAAACCCTGACCCCCGATCTGCGGGGCTACGGCCGCAGCCGCACCCCCCTGGACTTTGAGCTTCAGGACAGCCTGAATGACCTGGTGGAACTGCTCGACACCCAAAACATTGAGCGCTGCCTGGTGCTGGGCTGGTCCCTGGGGGGGATTCTGGCGATTGAACTGGCCCTGCGCCACCCCGATCGCATCGCCGGACTGATCTTAGTCGCTACGGCGGCGCGCCCGGTGGGATCGCATCCGCCTGTTACCTGGCCAGATCTAATCAACACCGGGCTGGCGTCGTTGATTAACCTGGCGATCCCCGGTCATCCCTGGGTAATTCAGACCCTGGGCAAGCGATCGCTCTACCGCTACCTGCTCCAACAGCACAGTTCTGGAGCCTACCATCGCCTGGCAAAAGAGGGGTTCTGGGCCTATCTCGGCACCTCTAAGCAAGCCAATCGAGCGCTAAACCGGGCCCTGGCCCAGCGCTACAACCGACTGCCCAACCTGGGGGCGATCGCCGCTCCCAGCCTGGTCCTCTGCGGGGCTCAGGACCGCCATATAACGGCCCAGGCCAGCTTAGAAACCGCGGCCCATCTGCCCCAAGCCGACAGTCGCTGCTATCCAGACACCGCTCACCTGCTACCCTGGGAAATTCCCGATCAGCTTCTGCAGGACATTCACCAGTGGCTAGAGCAGCAAACAGACGCCCTGGGGCTGAAGGACAGCTGGGCTGGGTAA